One region of Miscanthus floridulus cultivar M001 chromosome 19, ASM1932011v1, whole genome shotgun sequence genomic DNA includes:
- the LOC136528915 gene encoding rho GTPase-activating protein REN1-like isoform X1, translating into MSASEFRIPYQQVSSSQPTENVNQFKTCRCGEGDPNSTSETGDSPPTSCPSCQVLKSGHLLLSSKGIGWTSWKKRWFILTRASLVFFRSDPNVPPPRGAEPIVTLGGIDLNSSGSVVVKEERKLLTVFFPDGRDGRTFTLKAETAEDLNEWRNALESALAQAPSIANTMGQNPIFSTDVAAEPAEAPAEQFVCGAAEDSSVIGRPAEFALVDADGSPSFLEKALKFIEDHGVKVEGILRQSADVEEVKRRIRDYEKGKNEFSPEEDAHVIGDCIKYVLREMPSSPVPASCCTALVKAYRSDKARRLDEINRVIYEVFPEPNRQLLQRTLKMMQIVESHKAVNRMSQSALAACMAPLLLRPLLLGECDIDNEFSMGGDSSFQLLQAAAAANHAQAIVIIMMEEFYQIFDDLEEGSCSSDAYTESEDDDVDKEYSTDNDIHDDDGSYDSGEDDIEEDLDYSDDSEHEINANVKVKNNISETAEGAQAEDTSHMEINTQSNQKQESCGPNGSKDRILRSTSRSSSSREKSMEKGKRTLWGRTSARKDLSTEEIECCSDDETLIEKLESSKIDLQSKIAKEAKENAILQSSLEKRKEELHERRLALEKEVESLRDQLQKERNLRTSLESGVMNLRRGQVSLPSTVDSKTKADLEEVATAESDIMNLKQEVSDLRGQVSSQLLCCESCNKRLVNTDRLGGPESSSVEASPTVGGDSASDIGDIEQSRKQTAQHSPSSTAKPGHEAVGSISQRAPQRRQSIAREGQDGSSSSSSNSKWNLAQKQYSNSPLIRGLHGSSRLEDFGGSIPPAASTALVKLTNRLNFLKERRALLASEMQSLDLGRPPAAAAPSVKSPIPKGHERKKS; encoded by the exons ATGTCAGCTTCCGAGTTCAGGATTCCATACCAGCAA GTTTCTTCTTCACAGCCTACTGAGAATGTAAATCAGTTTAAGACCTGTCGATGTGGGGAGGGAGACCCGAACTCCACATCTGAAACTGGTGACAGCCCACCGACCTCTTGTCCTAGTTGCCAG GTTCTTAAGAGTGGACATTTACTACTTTCATCTAAAG GAATTGGATGGACATCATGGAAAAAGCGCTGGTTTATTCTTACAAGGGCATCCCTAGTGTTCTTCAGAAGTGACCCT AATGTGCCTCCACCCAGAGGAGCTGAACCAATTGTTACACTTGGTGGAATCGACTTGAATAGCTCCGGAAG TGTTGTCGTCAAAGAAGAAAGGAAACTTTTGACAGTGTTCTTTCCTGATGGCCGTGATGGACGAACTTTCACTCTGAAG GCAGAAACTGCAGAAGATCTAAATGAGTGGAGAAATGCACTGGAGAGTGCTCTAGCACAGGCACCCAGCATAGCAAATACAATGGGGCAAAATCCAATATTCAGCACTGATGTAGCAGCAGAACCTGCTGAAGCTCCAGCTGAACAGT TTGTTTGTGGTGCAGCGGAGGACAGTTCTGTTATTGGCAGACCTGCAGAATTTGCACTAGTAGATGCTGATGGTAGTCCATCATTTCTGGAGAAGGCCCTGAAGTTCATTGAAGATCATG GGGTCAAGGTAGAGGGCATCCTGCGTCAGTCTGCTGATGTTGAAGAAGTCAAACGCAGAATTCGGGATTATGAAAAGG GGAAAAACGAGTTCTCCCCAGAAGAGGATGCTCATGTTATTGGTGACTGTATTAAG TATGTTCTTCGAGAGATGCCATCATCTCCAGTTCCTGCATCATGTTGCACTGCCCTGGTTAAAGCATACC GAAGTGACAAGGCAAGAAGACTTGATGAGATAAATAGGGTGATATATGAAGTTTTCCCAGAACCAAATCGACAATTGTTGCAGAG GACTCTTAAGATGATGCAAATTGTTGAGTCACACAAAGCTGTGAATAGGATGTCTCAATCTGCTTTGGCAGCTTGCATGGCACCACTCCTCCTTCGACCTCTTCTTCTTGGAGAATGTGACATAGACAATGAATTTAGTATGGGAGGGGACAGTTCATTCCAGCTACTTCAAGCTGCTGCGGCTGCGAATCATGCACAAGCTATTGTTATTATTATGATGGAGGAATTTTATCAGATATTTGAT GACTTGGAAGAAGGTTCCTGTTCTTCAGATGCTTATACTGAGTCTGAGGATGATGATGTTGATAAGGAATATTCCACAGATAATGACATCCATGATGACGATGGTTCTTATGATTCTGGTGAAGATGACATTGAAGAAGACTTGGACTACTCTGATGACAGTGAACATGAGATCAACGCTAATGTCAAG GTTAAAAACAATATCTCAGAAACTGCAG AAGGTGCACAGGCAGAGGATACCTCTCATATGGAGATCAATACTCAATCCAACCAGAAACAAGAATCATGTGGACCAAATGGATCCAAAGATCGTATACTAAGATCAACTTCTCGTTCATCATCTTCCAGAGAAAAATCTATGGAGAAGGGCAAAAGAACCTTATGGGGCCGTACTTCA GCAAGGAAAGACCTGTCAACAGAGGAGATTGAATGCTGCAGCGATGATGA GACCcttattgagaaacttgagagcaGCAAAATTGATCTCCAATCGAAAATTGCAAAGGAG GCCAAAGAAAATGCAATCCTACAGTCAAGTCTAGAAAAGCGGAAAGAGGAACTACATGAGCGCCGTTTAGCACTTGAAAAAGAA GTTGAAAGTTTGAGGGACCAGCTGCAGAAGGAGAGAAATTTGAGAACATCCTTGGAGTCCGGGGTGATGAATTTGCGAAGAGGGCAGGTGTCCTTGCCGTCAACAGTAGACAGCAAG ACTAAGGCTGATCTTGAGGAAGTTGCGACTGCTGAATCTGATATTATGAACTTGAAGCAAGAGGTTTCTGATCTTCGTGGGCAGGTTAGCAGCCAGCTGCTGTGCTGTGAATCATGCAACAAACGGCTCGTAAATACAGACAGGCTTGGCGG ACCTGAAAGCTCATCAGTGGAAGCGTCACCGACTGTTGGGGGTGATTCTGCATCTGACATT GGTGATATTGAGCAGTCAAGGAAGCAAACTGCGCAGCATTCGCCTTCTTCAACAGCCAAGCCAGGTCACGAGGCAGTCGGGAGCATCAGCCAGAGGGCTCCTCAAAGAAGGCAATCGATTGCCAGGGAGGGCCAAGATGGgtcgtcgtcatcatcctctAATTCGAAGTGGAATCTTGCGCAGAAACAGTATTCAAATAGCCCATTGATAAGAGGGCTTCATGGATCCAGCAGACTAGAG GATTTCGGTGGAAGCATACCACCAGCAGCGTCAACGGCATTAGTAAAGCTGACAAACCGGCTCAACTTCCTGAAAGAACGGAGGGCGCTGCTGGCAAGCGAGATGCAGAGCTTGGATTTGGGTCGGCCcccagctgctgctgctccatCAGTCAAATCCCCAATACCAAAAGGCCATGAAAGGAAGAAGAGTTGA
- the LOC136528915 gene encoding rho GTPase-activating protein REN1-like isoform X3, with protein sequence MSASEFRIPYQQVSSSQPTENVNQFKTCRCGEGDPNSTSETGDSPPTSCPSCQVLKSGHLLLSSKGIGWTSWKKRWFILTRASLVFFRSDPNVPPPRGAEPIVTLGGIDLNSSGSVVVKEERKLLTVFFPDGRDGRTFTLKAETAEDLNEWRNALESALAQAPSIANTMGQNPIFSTDVAAEPAEAPAEQFVCGAAEDSSVIGRPAEFALVDADGSPSFLEKALKFIEDHGVKVEGILRQSADVEEVKRRIRDYEKGKNEFSPEEDAHVIGDCIKYVLREMPSSPVPASCCTALVKAYRSDKARRLDEINRVIYEVFPEPNRQLLQRTLKMMQIVESHKAVNRMSQSALAACMAPLLLRPLLLGECDIDNEFSMGGDSSFQLLQAAAAANHAQAIVIIMMEEFYQIFDDLEEGSCSSDAYTESEDDDVDKEYSTDNDIHDDDGSYDSGEDDIEEDLDYSDDSEHEINANVKVKNNISETAEGAQAEDTSHMEINTQSNQKQESCGPNGSKDRILRSTSRSSSSREKSMEKGKRTLWGRTSARKDLSTEEIECCSDDETLIEKLESSKIDLQSKIAKEAKENAILQSSLEKRKEELHERRLALEKEVESLRDQLQKERNLRTSLESGVMNLRRGQVSLPSTVDSKVSSQLLCCESCNKRLVNTDRLGGPESSSVEASPTVGGDSASDIGDIEQSRKQTAQHSPSSTAKPGHEAVGSISQRAPQRRQSIAREGQDGSSSSSSNSKWNLAQKQYSNSPLIRGLHGSSRLEDFGGSIPPAASTALVKLTNRLNFLKERRALLASEMQSLDLGRPPAAAAPSVKSPIPKGHERKKS encoded by the exons ATGTCAGCTTCCGAGTTCAGGATTCCATACCAGCAA GTTTCTTCTTCACAGCCTACTGAGAATGTAAATCAGTTTAAGACCTGTCGATGTGGGGAGGGAGACCCGAACTCCACATCTGAAACTGGTGACAGCCCACCGACCTCTTGTCCTAGTTGCCAG GTTCTTAAGAGTGGACATTTACTACTTTCATCTAAAG GAATTGGATGGACATCATGGAAAAAGCGCTGGTTTATTCTTACAAGGGCATCCCTAGTGTTCTTCAGAAGTGACCCT AATGTGCCTCCACCCAGAGGAGCTGAACCAATTGTTACACTTGGTGGAATCGACTTGAATAGCTCCGGAAG TGTTGTCGTCAAAGAAGAAAGGAAACTTTTGACAGTGTTCTTTCCTGATGGCCGTGATGGACGAACTTTCACTCTGAAG GCAGAAACTGCAGAAGATCTAAATGAGTGGAGAAATGCACTGGAGAGTGCTCTAGCACAGGCACCCAGCATAGCAAATACAATGGGGCAAAATCCAATATTCAGCACTGATGTAGCAGCAGAACCTGCTGAAGCTCCAGCTGAACAGT TTGTTTGTGGTGCAGCGGAGGACAGTTCTGTTATTGGCAGACCTGCAGAATTTGCACTAGTAGATGCTGATGGTAGTCCATCATTTCTGGAGAAGGCCCTGAAGTTCATTGAAGATCATG GGGTCAAGGTAGAGGGCATCCTGCGTCAGTCTGCTGATGTTGAAGAAGTCAAACGCAGAATTCGGGATTATGAAAAGG GGAAAAACGAGTTCTCCCCAGAAGAGGATGCTCATGTTATTGGTGACTGTATTAAG TATGTTCTTCGAGAGATGCCATCATCTCCAGTTCCTGCATCATGTTGCACTGCCCTGGTTAAAGCATACC GAAGTGACAAGGCAAGAAGACTTGATGAGATAAATAGGGTGATATATGAAGTTTTCCCAGAACCAAATCGACAATTGTTGCAGAG GACTCTTAAGATGATGCAAATTGTTGAGTCACACAAAGCTGTGAATAGGATGTCTCAATCTGCTTTGGCAGCTTGCATGGCACCACTCCTCCTTCGACCTCTTCTTCTTGGAGAATGTGACATAGACAATGAATTTAGTATGGGAGGGGACAGTTCATTCCAGCTACTTCAAGCTGCTGCGGCTGCGAATCATGCACAAGCTATTGTTATTATTATGATGGAGGAATTTTATCAGATATTTGAT GACTTGGAAGAAGGTTCCTGTTCTTCAGATGCTTATACTGAGTCTGAGGATGATGATGTTGATAAGGAATATTCCACAGATAATGACATCCATGATGACGATGGTTCTTATGATTCTGGTGAAGATGACATTGAAGAAGACTTGGACTACTCTGATGACAGTGAACATGAGATCAACGCTAATGTCAAG GTTAAAAACAATATCTCAGAAACTGCAG AAGGTGCACAGGCAGAGGATACCTCTCATATGGAGATCAATACTCAATCCAACCAGAAACAAGAATCATGTGGACCAAATGGATCCAAAGATCGTATACTAAGATCAACTTCTCGTTCATCATCTTCCAGAGAAAAATCTATGGAGAAGGGCAAAAGAACCTTATGGGGCCGTACTTCA GCAAGGAAAGACCTGTCAACAGAGGAGATTGAATGCTGCAGCGATGATGA GACCcttattgagaaacttgagagcaGCAAAATTGATCTCCAATCGAAAATTGCAAAGGAG GCCAAAGAAAATGCAATCCTACAGTCAAGTCTAGAAAAGCGGAAAGAGGAACTACATGAGCGCCGTTTAGCACTTGAAAAAGAA GTTGAAAGTTTGAGGGACCAGCTGCAGAAGGAGAGAAATTTGAGAACATCCTTGGAGTCCGGGGTGATGAATTTGCGAAGAGGGCAGGTGTCCTTGCCGTCAACAGTAGACAGCAAG GTTAGCAGCCAGCTGCTGTGCTGTGAATCATGCAACAAACGGCTCGTAAATACAGACAGGCTTGGCGG ACCTGAAAGCTCATCAGTGGAAGCGTCACCGACTGTTGGGGGTGATTCTGCATCTGACATT GGTGATATTGAGCAGTCAAGGAAGCAAACTGCGCAGCATTCGCCTTCTTCAACAGCCAAGCCAGGTCACGAGGCAGTCGGGAGCATCAGCCAGAGGGCTCCTCAAAGAAGGCAATCGATTGCCAGGGAGGGCCAAGATGGgtcgtcgtcatcatcctctAATTCGAAGTGGAATCTTGCGCAGAAACAGTATTCAAATAGCCCATTGATAAGAGGGCTTCATGGATCCAGCAGACTAGAG GATTTCGGTGGAAGCATACCACCAGCAGCGTCAACGGCATTAGTAAAGCTGACAAACCGGCTCAACTTCCTGAAAGAACGGAGGGCGCTGCTGGCAAGCGAGATGCAGAGCTTGGATTTGGGTCGGCCcccagctgctgctgctccatCAGTCAAATCCCCAATACCAAAAGGCCATGAAAGGAAGAAGAGTTGA
- the LOC136528915 gene encoding rho GTPase-activating protein REN1-like isoform X2, translating to MSASEFRIPYQQVSSSQPTENVNQFKTCRCGEGDPNSTSETGDSPPTSCPSCQVLKSGHLLLSSKGIGWTSWKKRWFILTRASLVFFRSDPNVPPPRGAEPIVTLGGIDLNSSGSVVVKEERKLLTVFFPDGRDGRTFTLKAETAEDLNEWRNALESALAQAPSIANTMGQNPIFSTDVAAEPAEAPAEQSEDSSVIGRPAEFALVDADGSPSFLEKALKFIEDHGVKVEGILRQSADVEEVKRRIRDYEKGKNEFSPEEDAHVIGDCIKYVLREMPSSPVPASCCTALVKAYRSDKARRLDEINRVIYEVFPEPNRQLLQRTLKMMQIVESHKAVNRMSQSALAACMAPLLLRPLLLGECDIDNEFSMGGDSSFQLLQAAAAANHAQAIVIIMMEEFYQIFDDLEEGSCSSDAYTESEDDDVDKEYSTDNDIHDDDGSYDSGEDDIEEDLDYSDDSEHEINANVKVKNNISETAEGAQAEDTSHMEINTQSNQKQESCGPNGSKDRILRSTSRSSSSREKSMEKGKRTLWGRTSARKDLSTEEIECCSDDETLIEKLESSKIDLQSKIAKEAKENAILQSSLEKRKEELHERRLALEKEVESLRDQLQKERNLRTSLESGVMNLRRGQVSLPSTVDSKTKADLEEVATAESDIMNLKQEVSDLRGQVSSQLLCCESCNKRLVNTDRLGGPESSSVEASPTVGGDSASDIGDIEQSRKQTAQHSPSSTAKPGHEAVGSISQRAPQRRQSIAREGQDGSSSSSSNSKWNLAQKQYSNSPLIRGLHGSSRLEDFGGSIPPAASTALVKLTNRLNFLKERRALLASEMQSLDLGRPPAAAAPSVKSPIPKGHERKKS from the exons ATGTCAGCTTCCGAGTTCAGGATTCCATACCAGCAA GTTTCTTCTTCACAGCCTACTGAGAATGTAAATCAGTTTAAGACCTGTCGATGTGGGGAGGGAGACCCGAACTCCACATCTGAAACTGGTGACAGCCCACCGACCTCTTGTCCTAGTTGCCAG GTTCTTAAGAGTGGACATTTACTACTTTCATCTAAAG GAATTGGATGGACATCATGGAAAAAGCGCTGGTTTATTCTTACAAGGGCATCCCTAGTGTTCTTCAGAAGTGACCCT AATGTGCCTCCACCCAGAGGAGCTGAACCAATTGTTACACTTGGTGGAATCGACTTGAATAGCTCCGGAAG TGTTGTCGTCAAAGAAGAAAGGAAACTTTTGACAGTGTTCTTTCCTGATGGCCGTGATGGACGAACTTTCACTCTGAAG GCAGAAACTGCAGAAGATCTAAATGAGTGGAGAAATGCACTGGAGAGTGCTCTAGCACAGGCACCCAGCATAGCAAATACAATGGGGCAAAATCCAATATTCAGCACTGATGTAGCAGCAGAACCTGCTGAAGCTCCAGCTGAACAGT CGGAGGACAGTTCTGTTATTGGCAGACCTGCAGAATTTGCACTAGTAGATGCTGATGGTAGTCCATCATTTCTGGAGAAGGCCCTGAAGTTCATTGAAGATCATG GGGTCAAGGTAGAGGGCATCCTGCGTCAGTCTGCTGATGTTGAAGAAGTCAAACGCAGAATTCGGGATTATGAAAAGG GGAAAAACGAGTTCTCCCCAGAAGAGGATGCTCATGTTATTGGTGACTGTATTAAG TATGTTCTTCGAGAGATGCCATCATCTCCAGTTCCTGCATCATGTTGCACTGCCCTGGTTAAAGCATACC GAAGTGACAAGGCAAGAAGACTTGATGAGATAAATAGGGTGATATATGAAGTTTTCCCAGAACCAAATCGACAATTGTTGCAGAG GACTCTTAAGATGATGCAAATTGTTGAGTCACACAAAGCTGTGAATAGGATGTCTCAATCTGCTTTGGCAGCTTGCATGGCACCACTCCTCCTTCGACCTCTTCTTCTTGGAGAATGTGACATAGACAATGAATTTAGTATGGGAGGGGACAGTTCATTCCAGCTACTTCAAGCTGCTGCGGCTGCGAATCATGCACAAGCTATTGTTATTATTATGATGGAGGAATTTTATCAGATATTTGAT GACTTGGAAGAAGGTTCCTGTTCTTCAGATGCTTATACTGAGTCTGAGGATGATGATGTTGATAAGGAATATTCCACAGATAATGACATCCATGATGACGATGGTTCTTATGATTCTGGTGAAGATGACATTGAAGAAGACTTGGACTACTCTGATGACAGTGAACATGAGATCAACGCTAATGTCAAG GTTAAAAACAATATCTCAGAAACTGCAG AAGGTGCACAGGCAGAGGATACCTCTCATATGGAGATCAATACTCAATCCAACCAGAAACAAGAATCATGTGGACCAAATGGATCCAAAGATCGTATACTAAGATCAACTTCTCGTTCATCATCTTCCAGAGAAAAATCTATGGAGAAGGGCAAAAGAACCTTATGGGGCCGTACTTCA GCAAGGAAAGACCTGTCAACAGAGGAGATTGAATGCTGCAGCGATGATGA GACCcttattgagaaacttgagagcaGCAAAATTGATCTCCAATCGAAAATTGCAAAGGAG GCCAAAGAAAATGCAATCCTACAGTCAAGTCTAGAAAAGCGGAAAGAGGAACTACATGAGCGCCGTTTAGCACTTGAAAAAGAA GTTGAAAGTTTGAGGGACCAGCTGCAGAAGGAGAGAAATTTGAGAACATCCTTGGAGTCCGGGGTGATGAATTTGCGAAGAGGGCAGGTGTCCTTGCCGTCAACAGTAGACAGCAAG ACTAAGGCTGATCTTGAGGAAGTTGCGACTGCTGAATCTGATATTATGAACTTGAAGCAAGAGGTTTCTGATCTTCGTGGGCAGGTTAGCAGCCAGCTGCTGTGCTGTGAATCATGCAACAAACGGCTCGTAAATACAGACAGGCTTGGCGG ACCTGAAAGCTCATCAGTGGAAGCGTCACCGACTGTTGGGGGTGATTCTGCATCTGACATT GGTGATATTGAGCAGTCAAGGAAGCAAACTGCGCAGCATTCGCCTTCTTCAACAGCCAAGCCAGGTCACGAGGCAGTCGGGAGCATCAGCCAGAGGGCTCCTCAAAGAAGGCAATCGATTGCCAGGGAGGGCCAAGATGGgtcgtcgtcatcatcctctAATTCGAAGTGGAATCTTGCGCAGAAACAGTATTCAAATAGCCCATTGATAAGAGGGCTTCATGGATCCAGCAGACTAGAG GATTTCGGTGGAAGCATACCACCAGCAGCGTCAACGGCATTAGTAAAGCTGACAAACCGGCTCAACTTCCTGAAAGAACGGAGGGCGCTGCTGGCAAGCGAGATGCAGAGCTTGGATTTGGGTCGGCCcccagctgctgctgctccatCAGTCAAATCCCCAATACCAAAAGGCCATGAAAGGAAGAAGAGTTGA
- the LOC136528915 gene encoding rho GTPase-activating protein REN1-like isoform X4, translated as MGQNPIFSTDVAAEPAEAPAEQFVCGAAEDSSVIGRPAEFALVDADGSPSFLEKALKFIEDHGVKVEGILRQSADVEEVKRRIRDYEKGKNEFSPEEDAHVIGDCIKYVLREMPSSPVPASCCTALVKAYRSDKARRLDEINRVIYEVFPEPNRQLLQRTLKMMQIVESHKAVNRMSQSALAACMAPLLLRPLLLGECDIDNEFSMGGDSSFQLLQAAAAANHAQAIVIIMMEEFYQIFDDLEEGSCSSDAYTESEDDDVDKEYSTDNDIHDDDGSYDSGEDDIEEDLDYSDDSEHEINANVKVKNNISETAEGAQAEDTSHMEINTQSNQKQESCGPNGSKDRILRSTSRSSSSREKSMEKGKRTLWGRTSARKDLSTEEIECCSDDETLIEKLESSKIDLQSKIAKEAKENAILQSSLEKRKEELHERRLALEKEVESLRDQLQKERNLRTSLESGVMNLRRGQVSLPSTVDSKTKADLEEVATAESDIMNLKQEVSDLRGQVSSQLLCCESCNKRLVNTDRLGGPESSSVEASPTVGGDSASDIGDIEQSRKQTAQHSPSSTAKPGHEAVGSISQRAPQRRQSIAREGQDGSSSSSSNSKWNLAQKQYSNSPLIRGLHGSSRLEDFGGSIPPAASTALVKLTNRLNFLKERRALLASEMQSLDLGRPPAAAAPSVKSPIPKGHERKKS; from the exons ATGGGGCAAAATCCAATATTCAGCACTGATGTAGCAGCAGAACCTGCTGAAGCTCCAGCTGAACAGT TTGTTTGTGGTGCAGCGGAGGACAGTTCTGTTATTGGCAGACCTGCAGAATTTGCACTAGTAGATGCTGATGGTAGTCCATCATTTCTGGAGAAGGCCCTGAAGTTCATTGAAGATCATG GGGTCAAGGTAGAGGGCATCCTGCGTCAGTCTGCTGATGTTGAAGAAGTCAAACGCAGAATTCGGGATTATGAAAAGG GGAAAAACGAGTTCTCCCCAGAAGAGGATGCTCATGTTATTGGTGACTGTATTAAG TATGTTCTTCGAGAGATGCCATCATCTCCAGTTCCTGCATCATGTTGCACTGCCCTGGTTAAAGCATACC GAAGTGACAAGGCAAGAAGACTTGATGAGATAAATAGGGTGATATATGAAGTTTTCCCAGAACCAAATCGACAATTGTTGCAGAG GACTCTTAAGATGATGCAAATTGTTGAGTCACACAAAGCTGTGAATAGGATGTCTCAATCTGCTTTGGCAGCTTGCATGGCACCACTCCTCCTTCGACCTCTTCTTCTTGGAGAATGTGACATAGACAATGAATTTAGTATGGGAGGGGACAGTTCATTCCAGCTACTTCAAGCTGCTGCGGCTGCGAATCATGCACAAGCTATTGTTATTATTATGATGGAGGAATTTTATCAGATATTTGAT GACTTGGAAGAAGGTTCCTGTTCTTCAGATGCTTATACTGAGTCTGAGGATGATGATGTTGATAAGGAATATTCCACAGATAATGACATCCATGATGACGATGGTTCTTATGATTCTGGTGAAGATGACATTGAAGAAGACTTGGACTACTCTGATGACAGTGAACATGAGATCAACGCTAATGTCAAG GTTAAAAACAATATCTCAGAAACTGCAG AAGGTGCACAGGCAGAGGATACCTCTCATATGGAGATCAATACTCAATCCAACCAGAAACAAGAATCATGTGGACCAAATGGATCCAAAGATCGTATACTAAGATCAACTTCTCGTTCATCATCTTCCAGAGAAAAATCTATGGAGAAGGGCAAAAGAACCTTATGGGGCCGTACTTCA GCAAGGAAAGACCTGTCAACAGAGGAGATTGAATGCTGCAGCGATGATGA GACCcttattgagaaacttgagagcaGCAAAATTGATCTCCAATCGAAAATTGCAAAGGAG GCCAAAGAAAATGCAATCCTACAGTCAAGTCTAGAAAAGCGGAAAGAGGAACTACATGAGCGCCGTTTAGCACTTGAAAAAGAA GTTGAAAGTTTGAGGGACCAGCTGCAGAAGGAGAGAAATTTGAGAACATCCTTGGAGTCCGGGGTGATGAATTTGCGAAGAGGGCAGGTGTCCTTGCCGTCAACAGTAGACAGCAAG ACTAAGGCTGATCTTGAGGAAGTTGCGACTGCTGAATCTGATATTATGAACTTGAAGCAAGAGGTTTCTGATCTTCGTGGGCAGGTTAGCAGCCAGCTGCTGTGCTGTGAATCATGCAACAAACGGCTCGTAAATACAGACAGGCTTGGCGG ACCTGAAAGCTCATCAGTGGAAGCGTCACCGACTGTTGGGGGTGATTCTGCATCTGACATT GGTGATATTGAGCAGTCAAGGAAGCAAACTGCGCAGCATTCGCCTTCTTCAACAGCCAAGCCAGGTCACGAGGCAGTCGGGAGCATCAGCCAGAGGGCTCCTCAAAGAAGGCAATCGATTGCCAGGGAGGGCCAAGATGGgtcgtcgtcatcatcctctAATTCGAAGTGGAATCTTGCGCAGAAACAGTATTCAAATAGCCCATTGATAAGAGGGCTTCATGGATCCAGCAGACTAGAG GATTTCGGTGGAAGCATACCACCAGCAGCGTCAACGGCATTAGTAAAGCTGACAAACCGGCTCAACTTCCTGAAAGAACGGAGGGCGCTGCTGGCAAGCGAGATGCAGAGCTTGGATTTGGGTCGGCCcccagctgctgctgctccatCAGTCAAATCCCCAATACCAAAAGGCCATGAAAGGAAGAAGAGTTGA